A single window of Triplophysa dalaica isolate WHDGS20190420 chromosome 14, ASM1584641v1, whole genome shotgun sequence DNA harbors:
- the tbrg1 gene encoding transforming growth factor beta regulator 1 isoform X1, with the protein MESLNFESEMEADGQGNYSLFPALDNMTSLSGTTESLDAETSSEVTDKPNLTWLDAAQIVLEEAGRPMHIKEIKQRIIDRGLVQSNAKSSLEAVMYRETQKGSRRFKRIESRNGVFALLTDEERQQALQSFSAQSTFSSSGSGSSLGPVPSPTSHPEPRPKVKKAPRKSQNEKYRLKNIHLRKAARNMIFENAALYDEIAHLEEKFVRAKEERRFLLKSLLQYQSLGEGESIPTPSCSIQSAATLSSSTPGGAVLSGSHSQASGLSGPDDLLKKPKKERKERGREEFMKKICKKRKVTEGGVRKLVQPISLDSSGRPVFPIVLGGLTVYSLGEIITDRALFHDETAIYPVGFCSTRVFASLKNPDQKCLYTCQIKDGSQGPQFEIAPEDDPQNAIVASSAQTCHANLLKAIVSRRGRPLTNIVPSGADFFGFSHPTIQNLIQSCPGARKCSNYQWVRFEVCRPGDGQVAHGLSEDDAAVNFESFQRLQSCEEILTNQNLASEQSGTGRTQQPNVSSHLLSSTVLQTSAVTALSNT; encoded by the exons ATGGAGTCCCTGAATTTTGAGTCAGAAATGGAGGCAGACGGGCAAGGCAATTATTCCTTGTTTCCAGCTCTGGATAATATGACGAGCCTTTCTGGAACGACCGAGAGTCTAGATGC TGAAACCTCCAGTGAAGTTACAGACAAACCAAACCTCACTTGGCTTGACGCTGCTCAG ATTGTTCTGGAAGAGGCTGGACGCCCCATGCACATCAAGGAGATCAAACAGCGGATCATTGATCGAGGACTGGTGCAGTCAAA TGCAAAATCAAGCCTCGAGGCGGTCATGTATCGAGAG ACACAGAAAGGGAGTCGACGCTTCAAGAGGATTGAGAGCAGAAACGGAGTTTTTGCCCTGTTG ACTGATGAAGAAAGACAGCAGGCACTGCAGTCATTCTCTGCCCAGTCGACCTTCTCAAGTTCAGGCTCTGGGTCATCCCTGGGTCCCGTACCATCCCCAACGAGTCACCCTGAGCCAAGACCCAAGGTCAAAAAAGCTCCTCGCAAGAGCCAAAATGAGAAGTACAGACTGAAAAACATCCATCTGCGCAAGGCTGCCCGTAACATGATTTTT GAAAATGCAGCACTATATGATGAAATTGCTCACCTAGAAGAGAAGTTTGTCCGAGCAAAAGAGGAAAGGAG GTTCCTTCTAAAATCTTTATTACAATATCAGTCTCTGGGTGAAGGTGAGTCAATCCCGACACCCAGCTGCAGTATACAGTCAGCGGCCACTTTAAGTTCCAGCACACCAGGGGGCGCTGTTCTCTCAGGGAGTCACAGCCAGGCATCTGGGCTCTCGGGACCTGATGATCTTTTAAAGAAACCCAAAAAAGAACGAAAAGAGAGAGGAAGGGAAGAAT TTATGAAGAAGATTTGTAAGAAGAGGAAGGTCACTGAGGGAGGAGTTCGCAAACTTGTGCAGCCCATCTCGCTGGACTCCTCCGGCAGGCCTGTCTTTCCCATTGTGCTCGGTGGACTCACAGTTTACAGCCTAGGGGAG ATCATCACAGACAGGGCTCTGTTTCACGATGAGACTGCGATCTATCCTGTGGGCTTCTGTAGCACCAGAGTATTCGCAAGCTTGAAGAACCCTGATCAGAAGTGCCTCTACACCTGCCAGATCAAAGACGGCAGCCAAGGACCACAG TTTGAGATTGCTCCAGAGGATGACCCACAGAATGCAATAGTGGCGTCATCAGCCCAAACCTGCCACGCAAACCTGCTGAAAGCTATTGTTTCTCGAAG agGCAGACCCTTAACCAACATTGTTCCATCTGGAGCGGACTTTTTTGGTTTCTCTCACCCCACCATTCAGAACCTGATCCAGAGCTGTCCTGGAGCACGCAAGTGCAGCAA TTATCAGTGGGTGCGTTTTGAGGTATGTCGGCCAGGTGATGGACAGGTAGCACACGGCCTGTCTGAAGATGATGCAGCTGTGAACTTTGAGTCCTTCCAGCGATTGCAAAGCTGTGAAGAGATCCTGACCAATCAGAACCTCGCATCAGAACAGAGCGGAACAG gcCGAACTCAACAGCCTAATGTGTCATCTCACCTGCTGAGCTCGACAGTCCTACAGACCAGTGCTGTCACAGCTCTCTCCAACACCTGA
- the tbrg1 gene encoding transforming growth factor beta regulator 1 isoform X2, with amino-acid sequence MESLNFESEMEADGQGNYSLFPALDNMTSLSGTTESLDAETSSEVTDKPNLTWLDAAQIVLEEAGRPMHIKEIKQRIIDRGLVQSNAKSSLEAVMYRETDEERQQALQSFSAQSTFSSSGSGSSLGPVPSPTSHPEPRPKVKKAPRKSQNEKYRLKNIHLRKAARNMIFENAALYDEIAHLEEKFVRAKEERRFLLKSLLQYQSLGEGESIPTPSCSIQSAATLSSSTPGGAVLSGSHSQASGLSGPDDLLKKPKKERKERGREEFMKKICKKRKVTEGGVRKLVQPISLDSSGRPVFPIVLGGLTVYSLGEIITDRALFHDETAIYPVGFCSTRVFASLKNPDQKCLYTCQIKDGSQGPQFEIAPEDDPQNAIVASSAQTCHANLLKAIVSRRGRPLTNIVPSGADFFGFSHPTIQNLIQSCPGARKCSNYQWVRFEVCRPGDGQVAHGLSEDDAAVNFESFQRLQSCEEILTNQNLASEQSGTGRTQQPNVSSHLLSSTVLQTSAVTALSNT; translated from the exons ATGGAGTCCCTGAATTTTGAGTCAGAAATGGAGGCAGACGGGCAAGGCAATTATTCCTTGTTTCCAGCTCTGGATAATATGACGAGCCTTTCTGGAACGACCGAGAGTCTAGATGC TGAAACCTCCAGTGAAGTTACAGACAAACCAAACCTCACTTGGCTTGACGCTGCTCAG ATTGTTCTGGAAGAGGCTGGACGCCCCATGCACATCAAGGAGATCAAACAGCGGATCATTGATCGAGGACTGGTGCAGTCAAA TGCAAAATCAAGCCTCGAGGCGGTCATGTATCGAGAG ACTGATGAAGAAAGACAGCAGGCACTGCAGTCATTCTCTGCCCAGTCGACCTTCTCAAGTTCAGGCTCTGGGTCATCCCTGGGTCCCGTACCATCCCCAACGAGTCACCCTGAGCCAAGACCCAAGGTCAAAAAAGCTCCTCGCAAGAGCCAAAATGAGAAGTACAGACTGAAAAACATCCATCTGCGCAAGGCTGCCCGTAACATGATTTTT GAAAATGCAGCACTATATGATGAAATTGCTCACCTAGAAGAGAAGTTTGTCCGAGCAAAAGAGGAAAGGAG GTTCCTTCTAAAATCTTTATTACAATATCAGTCTCTGGGTGAAGGTGAGTCAATCCCGACACCCAGCTGCAGTATACAGTCAGCGGCCACTTTAAGTTCCAGCACACCAGGGGGCGCTGTTCTCTCAGGGAGTCACAGCCAGGCATCTGGGCTCTCGGGACCTGATGATCTTTTAAAGAAACCCAAAAAAGAACGAAAAGAGAGAGGAAGGGAAGAAT TTATGAAGAAGATTTGTAAGAAGAGGAAGGTCACTGAGGGAGGAGTTCGCAAACTTGTGCAGCCCATCTCGCTGGACTCCTCCGGCAGGCCTGTCTTTCCCATTGTGCTCGGTGGACTCACAGTTTACAGCCTAGGGGAG ATCATCACAGACAGGGCTCTGTTTCACGATGAGACTGCGATCTATCCTGTGGGCTTCTGTAGCACCAGAGTATTCGCAAGCTTGAAGAACCCTGATCAGAAGTGCCTCTACACCTGCCAGATCAAAGACGGCAGCCAAGGACCACAG TTTGAGATTGCTCCAGAGGATGACCCACAGAATGCAATAGTGGCGTCATCAGCCCAAACCTGCCACGCAAACCTGCTGAAAGCTATTGTTTCTCGAAG agGCAGACCCTTAACCAACATTGTTCCATCTGGAGCGGACTTTTTTGGTTTCTCTCACCCCACCATTCAGAACCTGATCCAGAGCTGTCCTGGAGCACGCAAGTGCAGCAA TTATCAGTGGGTGCGTTTTGAGGTATGTCGGCCAGGTGATGGACAGGTAGCACACGGCCTGTCTGAAGATGATGCAGCTGTGAACTTTGAGTCCTTCCAGCGATTGCAAAGCTGTGAAGAGATCCTGACCAATCAGAACCTCGCATCAGAACAGAGCGGAACAG gcCGAACTCAACAGCCTAATGTGTCATCTCACCTGCTGAGCTCGACAGTCCTACAGACCAGTGCTGTCACAGCTCTCTCCAACACCTGA
- the cfap45 gene encoding cilia- and flagella-associated protein 45, with amino-acid sequence MPQSGVSSSAKLSGSSAFSRRYRTRALTSNVEESLFGTPKQHAAKKDVAEGPSTRSRSLTRSAPARSETVRIITKDLIRDLRIPSKDPSGQSVILSAAEFKRIIAESYVASEDEKVAVQEAQRKAREDAMDAAEQRKAEMRQADLSRQKNQNLSELEAEARDRAQYLLERANSLRMEQEDEVKKLSELIRQVQCQVVRDAQIQEKQQNVSQWIDEEKRLDAMMEVERLRALETQEEIEDLRRQQRIQGKLCIVDQMQKRLEEKLLQEEVKEQEGQHMLENVERMHVEELKAIERKKEDQRKLLQEIQKINEGNLVTKEQKKEEERLADLRAAEYTKKKLEQAAEYEAEQIRIKKEKEKEVARLRALQERNRDHKAEQDEIRARRNQEAAAREWRKKEKEEMKRMQEEEDRLKVARLEQVTHKEHLLSIQAARERAEFERVLRAQQELIEKDREKEQQKHQQTHRHAKAVRQQIRERELQAIGQRREMFREGERLEEEARNRRARLNEIKEKKLRELKAAGLSEKYCKEMERKVRVLPPLLH; translated from the exons ATG CCTCAAAGTGGGGTATCCTCATCTGCGAAGCTGTCTGGCAGCAGCGCTTTCTCTCGCCGCTATCGCACACGAGCCCTCACCTCTAACGTGGAAGAGAGCCTCTTCGGGACTCCGAAACAG CATGCGGCAAAAAAGGATGTAGCTGAAGGTCCCAGCACGAGGTCACGGTCACTGACTCGCTCTGCTCCTGCCAGATCAGAGACTGTGCGCATCATCACTAAAGATCTCATCAGGGACCTCAG aatcCCGAGCAAAGACCCATCGGGGCAGTCTGTCATTCTCTCTGCTGCTGAGTTCAAGAGAATAATAGCCGAGTCATATGTTGCTAGTGAAGATGAGAAGGTGGCTGTACAAGAGGCCCAACGCAAAGCCCGTGAAGACGCCATG GATGCTGCAGAGCAGAGAAAGGCAGAGATGCGCCAAGCGGACCTGTCTCGGCAGAAGAACCAAAACCTAAGTGAGCTGGAAGCAGAGGCAAGGGACCGTGCCCAGTACCTGCTGGAACGGGCCAACTCCCTGAGAATGGAACAAGAGGATGAAGTCAAGAAGCTCAGTGAG TTGATCCGGCAGGTGCAGTGCCAGGTTGTGCGGGATGCTCAGATTCAGGAGAAGCAGCAGAACGTCTCGCAGTGGATTGATGAGGAGAAGAGACTGGATGCCATGATGGAGGTGGAACGGCTCCGGGCCCTTGAAACTCAGGAGGAAATCGAAGATCTCCGCAGACAGCAGAGGATTCA GGGTAAGCTGTGTATCGTAGACCAGATGCAAAAGCGTCTGGAGGAAAAACTGCTACAGGAGGAGGTGAAGGAGCAGGAAGGTCAGCATATGCTGGAGAACGTTGAACGGATGCATGTGGAGGAACTAAAG GCcattgagagaaagaaagaagaccAGAGGAAACTACTTCAGGAGATCCAGAAGATAAATGAAGGCAATCTTGTTACTAAAGAGCAAAAGAAGGAAGAGGAAAGATTAGCAGATTTGCGGGCCGCAGAGTATACAAAAAAGAAACTG GAACAAGCGGCTGAGTACGAAGCCGAACAGATAcgaataaagaaagaaaaagagaaggaGGTGGCACGACTGAGAGCACTACAGGAAAGAAACAGAGACCACAAGGCTGAGCAG GATGAGATTCGGGCTAGGAGGAACCAGGAAGCAGCTGCAAGAGAATGGAGAAAAAAGGAGAAAGAGGAGATGAAAAGAATGCAGGAAGAGGAAGATAGGCTGAAGGTTGCACGTTTGGAGCAGGTGACTCATAAAGAACACTTGCTGTCCATTCAGGCTGCCCGGGAGAGAGCTGAGTTTGAGAGGGTCCTGAG GGCGCAGCAGGAGCTTATTGAGAAAGATCGTGAAAAAGAACAGCAGAAACATCAGCAGACTCACAGGCATGCCAAGGCCGTGAGGCAGCAGATTCGGGAGCGAGAGCTGCAGGCCATAGGTCAACGGAGAGAGATGTTCCGTGAGGGAGAGCGGCTGGAGGAAGAGGCGCGTAATCGCAGGGCACGGCTAAACGAGATTAAAGAAAAGAAGCTGAGGGAACTCAA GGCAGCTGGGCTCTCAGagaaatactgcaaagaaatgGAGCGTAAAGTTCGAGTTCTTCCTCCTTTGCTACACTGA